The DNA window GGTCTTCTGGAGGTTTTCATCGTCTCCCGCCCGGAATGCCCATGATCCCTGCCTGAGGAATATAACATCCGGATCAAGCGAGGCAAGGGTTTCATAGTTCATCCCGGTGCCCGTTCCCACGAGGACAGGAAGATCGGCGAGATGCGGTATGAGATACCTGACCGGATTCATACCATTTGTATATTCATATGATTCACCAGTGATTGAATCAAAAGAATAGGTATAATCCTTAATCCATTCGCCGCCAATCCCGACGACCTTCTCATGCTCACCGAACCGGTACATGACACCTTCGACAAATCCGTCGTCGATACAGACAACCCGTTCTATGGTCGAGGGGATCTCCACCGTCCGACCACGCATGTCAGTGATAATCCTGGTATCTGCGGAGTCAGAACCTTCCAAATCTGCTCCCTGTCCCGTGCATCCGGAGATGAACACTCCAGCGATAAGTAGGGAGGCAACAATAAGAAGATATTGTAAACGCTTCATACCTTATCTTTTGTTCCGTATTATTTATGCATGCCGAATTAACACATAATATCAATATTACAAATTTAAATATCATAAATAAGAGATGAAGTGCTTTTATATAACATATAATAAGCATGTATTGTATTTAACTATTATTTAAGAACAGATTATTAGGATTAATTACGATCTCGTATTCTCTTTTTTGAAAAATTATTGGATCAAATGTTATGAATTTATATCAATGTCATACTAAGCATAGTATGCGTCCGGGGGATTTCCTATCTTATGACAGAATCAAAGAATTTACGACAGTTACTCATCAATCTCGGGTACGATCCTGTTGATGGTTTTAATGAAGGAAGAAAAATCGGCATTCTGATTCTACTTGCAGGTTTGCTCCTTCTTACGGCATGCATTGCAGTTGTCATGGGTGCATACAGCATCACAACAACCGATGTATACCGGGTAATTCTCGTCCATCTCACATTCGGTGATGTCAGCACATTACCAAGGCTTCATAACACTATCGTCTGGGATATTCGTGTACCAAGGATCATTCTCGCGATCTCGGTCGGTGGTGCACTGGCCATTGCTGGTGCGGTATTCCAGGGCGTCTTTCGAAATCCGCTTGTTGAGCCCTATATCCTCGGGGTCTCATCAGGAGCGGCCTTTGGAGCGGCACTTGGGATTGTGTTCCCTCATATCTTCTTCTCGATCCAGATCTCTGCCTTCATCTTCGGGGCACTCGCAGTAACACTTGCCTATATGCTTGCCCGGGTACGGGGTGAGACCCCGATCGTCACCCTGATCCTTGCAGGTGTCATCATAGGTTCAATTTTCGCGGCATTTGTCTCACTTCTCAAATATATCTCTGATGATACGGCACTCAGGGAGATCGTCTTCTGGCTGATGGGAGGGTTCTACTATGCAACGTGGAGTGATGTCTGGCTTCTGACACCGTTTGTCATCATCTGCTTCATTATCCTCTGGGGGCTGGGCTGGAAACTGAACATTCTCTCGATGGGTGATGAGGAGGCTCGGACACTTGGTGTAAACCCTGAGCGCTACAAATTCATCGTTGTTGCCCTGGCAACAGCGGTGACCGCATTTGCGGTATCCCTTGTCGGAATCATCGCATGGGTCGGCCTGATGATGCCCCATGCGGCGAGGATGCTGCTGGGTCCTGATAACCGGTATGTCATACCGGCTGCACTGATGATGGGTGGAACGTACCTGATCATCTGTGATACGCTTGCACGAACACTGACGACGGCCGAGATTCCTGTCGGGATTTTAGCTTCCATCCTTGGTGCTCCGTATCTCTGCTACCTGCTCCGCCATAAGGGGAGAGTTATCTTTGGGTGATGAACCATGCTGGATGTAACAAATATCCATTTTAATTACGATGATTTCCCCGTTCTATCGGGTGTCTCGTTTTCAGTCGGAGAAGGAGAGCTCTGTGGTCTCTTTGGTCCAAACGGATCCGGAAAGACGACACTCTTCAAATGCTGCCTGCGCTTTCTCCAGGCACGAGATGGAACGGTGCGTATGTGCGGCGAGGATACATATACCCGTTCAATCGAGGAGATGGCACGGATGGTTGCCTATGTGCCACAGGAGCACAAGCCACCGTTCCCCTACCTTGTCCGTGAAGTTGTCCTGATGGGCAGGACACCTCATCTTGGAGGTTTCTTCGGGGTGAGGAGGCGTGACAAGGAGATCGCAATGGATGCCCTTGCAGAGCTTGGTATTACCGATCTTGCCGATCGTCCGTATAACCAGCTATCCGGAGGTCAGCGACAGATGGTCCTGATGGCCCGTGCACTCGCACAGCAGACACCGGTACTCTTCCTTGACGAGCCGACAAGTGCTCTTGATTTTCAAAATCAGATGCGTATCTGGAAGATTATGCGGGATATTGCGGAGGATGGGAAGACGATCCTTGCCTGCAGCCATGATCCCAACCATGTCGCCTGGTTCTGCGACCGGGTGGTTGTCGTAGGGGATGGGAAGATCGTGGCTGATGGAGCTCCAGCAGATGTCATCTCGGAAGATATTCTCTCACAGATATACCGTGACACCTGCTGTGTCCGGTCAGTCAATGGAGTGCAGATGGTGATGCCCCAGAGTGTCGCAGAACGATGCTGCTGCACAGGGCACCTGCATCACGGAAATGGGCATGACCATCCCTTCCCACCAGACGGAATGAGAGTCGAAGACCAATCATAGAAACTGTGCACAGGAGACTACAATGGAATATAATGAGATTGACTGGAATCAGATCTGGCAGAAGATGTATCAGGAAAACCTCAAATGCCGTGGAACAAATGATTGTGCCTCGATCTGGGTATCAAAAGAGAAGGCACAATCCTTTATGAAGCAGTCCAGGGAGAACCCGGAGCGGATCAGGCACGTGATCGAAGGCCTCCCGATCCATTCGGGCTCCCGTGTGCTTGATATTGGAGCAGGTCCCGGGACGATGGCGGTGCCGATTGCAAAGGTTGCCGCTCACGTCACCGCTGTTGAGCCATCTCCCGGAATGACCTCGGTCCTTGCGGAGTATGCAGAGGAAGAAGGGGTCTCGAATATTCAGATAGTCCAAAAACGATGGGAGGATATTGATCTCTCATCTGATCTGGATGGACAGTATGATGTCGTCGTGGCATCGTACTCGCTTGGGATGCCGGATATTAAAGAGGCAATTTCCGCGATGTACAGTGCCTCCTCTGGCTGGGTCTGCCTCTACTGGTTTGCCGATACGACAAGCTGGGAGCAGGCGATGATCGACCTCTGGCCGAAGCTTCATGGGAGGGAGTACCGATCCGGGCCAAAAGCGGATGTCATCTTTAATCTCCTCTACTCGATGGGTATCTACCCCAATGTGGAGACTGCGGATATGGATCATGTCAGGAGATTCCCGGATATTGCAGCGGCTGTTGACGAGTTCCGGGATCAGTATGGCATACAGACTCCGGAGCAGGAGGCGATCCTGCGGGAGTATCTGAAAGGAGTCCTTGTTCAGAAGGGGGATGAACTGATCCAGTCAGGGATGACGAAGCGGGTGAAGATCTGGTGGAAGGTGAATGGATGCGTGTGATTGGACCATATGCAGGATGGAGCTGTCTGCTCCTTGTCATCATCCTCCTGGTCCTCTCAGCAGGCTGCACTGACCGGGGAGCGGAGCAGGGGAGTACGACAGTAGCCGGAGAAGATTACCGGACAGTCGTCGATTCCCGTGGCGTTGCGGTGCAGGTCCCGATGACTATCGAGCGTGTTGTCACGGTTTCAGATGGTCTCATAGAAGGGACGATGACATCACTTGGGGTTCAGGATACTATTGTTGGACTGGGCTCATCCTGCCTGCAGAGAAACTTTAATTATGAATTTCCAACAGTTCATGGCGAATCGTACTGGTATCGGGATGGTATGAACCCGGTGACATACCTGAACCGCTGGATGATGGATCTTCCTCTTGCCGCTCAGTCCGGAGCTGGAGCAAATTTTGAAACAATCGCTGCATTAGATCCCGATGTTATTATCCTACGCGTTGGATCATGTCCTATGCGTTCACCGGACGATGAAGGAGTAATAATGACCATCCAGACGATAGAATCTCTTGGGTATCCACTCATTGTTATCTATGGTCCGCCTGCATTTGACAACCCGGATCTCACAAAAGTATCTGAGGAAATAAAAATTATTGGAGAGGTCTTTGGGAAGGAAGCAGAAGCAGAAGTACTTGCAAACTATCTGGAATCTCAGACACATATTGTTTATGATCGGACAAAAAATATTCCCGATGCTGAAAAACCAACTGTTCTTGCCTTTGGAGCGTCTCCAAATGCAAGGAATGCTGGTGGGGCAGGGAATGTAAAAGGAACCAATACCTTTGAGTCATACTTTATTGAGGATATCGTACACGCAAAGAATGCATTCCAAAACCCGGGAAGTCCAACAATCTCTGCCGAACAGTTACTTGCTCTTGATCCGGATGTGATTGTCCTGGGCACAGCAAACGGGTATCACCCACCGGAAGAGTTGTACTCTGCTCCGTATTATCAGAATGTGGCAGAGCTTCAGGCAGTGAAAAACCAGCGTGTGTATGCACTTCCCTGGACACCCTGTAATTGTGCAAAACGTCTTGAGTATCCGATTGATATAATGGTATTTGCAAAAGCGGCATATCCTGATCTATTTGAGGATATCATTCTTTCAGAATGGCTGCTCGACTTCTACAAGAATGTGTATGGCGTGGATCATGATACGGCAATTGCGCTTCGTTCAGCCCAGTGGATGGACTGGTGTGTAGAGGATGGAATATAGTATGCGGACATGGCATGTTGAGCAAAAGCGAAAAATTGGTGGGATTTATGAGAAATAAATTATTACTACCAGGATCGATCATTCTGATCGCTCTCCTCCTCTCCACAGGATGTGTCGGATCAACCGATGGCGACCAGTCACAGCAATCTTCGGGTGCAGAGTATCGTACTGTTGTCGATTCCCGTGGCGTTGCGGTACAGGTCCCGGTGAATATCGAGCGTGTTGTTGGTGTCTCTGATGGTTTCATAGAAGGGACAATGACGGTTTTTGGCGTTCAGGATACAATAGTGGGTGTAGGCTCAAAATGTCTTCAGAGGGGGTATGATTATACCTTTCCAACAGTTTCAGGCGATTCATACGAATATACAGGTGGTATGAACCCGGTTACTAATCTTAACCCATGGATCAAAGACCTCCCTCTTGTTGCAGAATGGGGAGGTGCCATGAATTATGAGACACTCGTCTCCCTCGAACCAGATATCGTTATTCTCCGAGTAGGAAGCGGAAGCCTGTTGAGTAAGGATGATGAGAGAACACAAAAGACCATTGATGTCATCGAGTCCCTTGATGTCCCCTTGATTGTCCTTTATAGTCCAAACTGCTATGATTATTCTGAACTGAGGCGTATTTCCGATGAAATACTAATCCTGGGGAAGGTTTTTGGTAAGGATGCAGAAGCCGTTCAGCTTGCACGCTACCTTGAGTCCCAGGTGGATCTCGTGCAGAAAAGGACAGCTGGAATCCCCGAATCGGAGCGTCCGACAGCACTGATCTTCGGACTTTCCCCCAAGCATCGTTCAGAAGGTGCATCGGGCACAGCTCATGGGCTGAAGACAACTGACTCCTATATGCTCGAAGGAATAGTGAATGCAAAGAATGCATTCCAATCTGAAACCGGTATATTTCAGATATTGAGTACGGAACAGGTTCTGGCTCTTGATCCCGATATCATCCTCCTCTGCACTGCATGGGGGTATCATCCGCCAAAGGAGTTGTACACAGCTCCATACTACCTGAATCTTCAGGAATTAACAGCTGTGAAAAACCAGCGTGTGTATGCACTTCCCTGGACGCCCTGTAATAGCGATAAGCGTCTTGAGTATCCAATCGACGTGATGGTCATGGCAAAAGCGGCATATCCTGAGCTCTTTGAGGACATTGTTCTT is part of the Methanocalculus alkaliphilus genome and encodes:
- a CDS encoding ABC transporter ATP-binding protein yields the protein MLDVTNIHFNYDDFPVLSGVSFSVGEGELCGLFGPNGSGKTTLFKCCLRFLQARDGTVRMCGEDTYTRSIEEMARMVAYVPQEHKPPFPYLVREVVLMGRTPHLGGFFGVRRRDKEIAMDALAELGITDLADRPYNQLSGGQRQMVLMARALAQQTPVLFLDEPTSALDFQNQMRIWKIMRDIAEDGKTILACSHDPNHVAWFCDRVVVVGDGKIVADGAPADVISEDILSQIYRDTCCVRSVNGVQMVMPQSVAERCCCTGHLHHGNGHDHPFPPDGMRVEDQS
- a CDS encoding class I SAM-dependent methyltransferase, encoding MEYNEIDWNQIWQKMYQENLKCRGTNDCASIWVSKEKAQSFMKQSRENPERIRHVIEGLPIHSGSRVLDIGAGPGTMAVPIAKVAAHVTAVEPSPGMTSVLAEYAEEEGVSNIQIVQKRWEDIDLSSDLDGQYDVVVASYSLGMPDIKEAISAMYSASSGWVCLYWFADTTSWEQAMIDLWPKLHGREYRSGPKADVIFNLLYSMGIYPNVETADMDHVRRFPDIAAAVDEFRDQYGIQTPEQEAILREYLKGVLVQKGDELIQSGMTKRVKIWWKVNGCV
- a CDS encoding ABC transporter substrate-binding protein; protein product: MRVIGPYAGWSCLLLVIILLVLSAGCTDRGAEQGSTTVAGEDYRTVVDSRGVAVQVPMTIERVVTVSDGLIEGTMTSLGVQDTIVGLGSSCLQRNFNYEFPTVHGESYWYRDGMNPVTYLNRWMMDLPLAAQSGAGANFETIAALDPDVIILRVGSCPMRSPDDEGVIMTIQTIESLGYPLIVIYGPPAFDNPDLTKVSEEIKIIGEVFGKEAEAEVLANYLESQTHIVYDRTKNIPDAEKPTVLAFGASPNARNAGGAGNVKGTNTFESYFIEDIVHAKNAFQNPGSPTISAEQLLALDPDVIVLGTANGYHPPEELYSAPYYQNVAELQAVKNQRVYALPWTPCNCAKRLEYPIDIMVFAKAAYPDLFEDIILSEWLLDFYKNVYGVDHDTAIALRSAQWMDWCVEDGI
- a CDS encoding ABC transporter substrate-binding protein → MDGLVCRGWNIVCGHGMLSKSEKLVGFMRNKLLLPGSIILIALLLSTGCVGSTDGDQSQQSSGAEYRTVVDSRGVAVQVPVNIERVVGVSDGFIEGTMTVFGVQDTIVGVGSKCLQRGYDYTFPTVSGDSYEYTGGMNPVTNLNPWIKDLPLVAEWGGAMNYETLVSLEPDIVILRVGSGSLLSKDDERTQKTIDVIESLDVPLIVLYSPNCYDYSELRRISDEILILGKVFGKDAEAVQLARYLESQVDLVQKRTAGIPESERPTALIFGLSPKHRSEGASGTAHGLKTTDSYMLEGIVNAKNAFQSETGIFQILSTEQVLALDPDIILLCTAWGYHPPKELYTAPYYLNLQELTAVKNQRVYALPWTPCNSDKRLEYPIDVMVMAKAAYPELFEDIVLSEWLLDFYKNVYGVDHDTAIALRSAQWMDWCVEDGI
- a CDS encoding FecCD family ABC transporter permease, which codes for MLLLTACIAVVMGAYSITTTDVYRVILVHLTFGDVSTLPRLHNTIVWDIRVPRIILAISVGGALAIAGAVFQGVFRNPLVEPYILGVSSGAAFGAALGIVFPHIFFSIQISAFIFGALAVTLAYMLARVRGETPIVTLILAGVIIGSIFAAFVSLLKYISDDTALREIVFWLMGGFYYATWSDVWLLTPFVIICFIILWGLGWKLNILSMGDEEARTLGVNPERYKFIVVALATAVTAFAVSLVGIIAWVGLMMPHAARMLLGPDNRYVIPAALMMGGTYLIICDTLARTLTTAEIPVGILASILGAPYLCYLLRHKGRVIFG